Within Spinacia oleracea cultivar Varoflay chromosome 4, BTI_SOV_V1, whole genome shotgun sequence, the genomic segment AtagtaaattaaataaatcacaAGTTATTTGGTACTCGACGGTAAATTTTCAGTACCATTTCCAATACCATTTTACAAGATAGTAAATAAATTTGGTACTGACTCTAAATTTTCAATACCATTTTACAAGATAGTAAATTAACTAAATCAAGTTATTtggtaaaaattaataatatcaaTAATACTCCATAAAAGTTAAGAATATTaatgtaaaagttaagaaaaatctTATAATCAGTTTACATAACTTTTACTATATGAAAGCTCACTTTTAATGTAAAAAACTAACttttacatttttagtttagtaaaattttggaaaaatcttatatcagtttacctaacttttaTTACATGAATGCtaacttttaatgcaaaaaaaactaacttttatttttttttttaactcaaaaaggctaactttaacttTTGAAGTTCCATAATAAGACCaatagcctatgtaggatttgaacctacatctcCGCGCAAGTTGCACGGTGCTCGGccagttgagctaataggcttacaaaaataaaaacacacaATGTAGAATATACATAGCAATCAAAAGATTATGCAATTCAGATTGGGATGCGAGTATCAGCACCCTAAACTTCAATAGCAGCTACTAAAAAAACCATTTGAAGTGCCACTATCACTTGATTTGTTTAACTGTTGCTTCTCAAGTAGATCTCTAGGTAATTTCTGTGAAATGCTAAAGGAGCTACTCTTTCCACCGGCCACAAGCTGAGTCCACGGAGATTTTTGCAGCCAAGAACTGCCTTTAGTTTCTTTATCTGAACTTGCACTTGGTCCGGCTGGCTGAGCTCCCTGAAGCTCCTCTCTAATGTCCTTCGACTGGGATGATTGGTCCACCACGTTTTCAGGCATAGAGTTGCTGAGCCTTTCAAGTTCTTTGTTAACAGACAATGTTTCAAGTCCCT encodes:
- the LOC130460129 gene encoding protein REPRESSOR OF SILENCING 3-like, with the protein product MVNNFVPEILDVQSSQSKEIREGLETLSVNKELERLSNSMPENVVDQSSQSKDIREELQGAQPAGPSASSDKETKGSSWLQKSPWTQLVAGGKSSSFSISQKLPRDLLEKQQLNKSSDSGTSNGFFSSCY